The Candidatus Binataceae bacterium region CTCGCGCAGCAGCCGCTCGCGCCTGACCTGCAATCCGACGCGCTCCGCCGCCGCCGCCAGCTCTTCGACCATCGATGCGATTCGCGCGCCGCCTCGTAACTCAGCCATCTTCAAACACCCCTTGTTAGAGCCGAATACGCATGATATCGCCGGATTGTACGCTTAGAGTGAGGCCGATGATCAAGCGCATCCTGGTCGGCATCGACACCTCGGAGCACTCCCGCGTGGCCCAGGCTTACGCCTTTGCGCTGGCGCGCCGCCTGGGCGCCACTCTTGTCGGACTGCACGTCGTCGACATCGTTTCGATCGAGGGTTCTTTCTTCCATGATATCTCAGGCTCGCTCGGACTAGAACCCTATCTCGACTTCTCCTCAAAAATGCGCGAAGTGCTGACGCTGCGGGGACGGACCGTGGTGGAGGACTTCTGCGCGACCGCCGAACGCGAAAAGATCGCGGCCGAGCCGCTGCTCGACATGGGCGTGGTGGCCAACCAGATTTGCGAGCGGGCCAAGGCCGCCGACCTCGTGATGATCGGCCATCGCGGCGTCCACGAACGCTTCTCGACGGGGCTTTTAGGCTCGACCGCCGAGAGCGTCGCGCGCAAGAGCCCGCGGCCGCTGTTCGTCTCGCCCAAGCGTCTGCGCGAAATCGAGCGGCTGACTCTCGCCTACGATGGCAGCGAGCGGGCGTCCAAGGCGAT contains the following coding sequences:
- a CDS encoding universal stress protein; its protein translation is MIKRILVGIDTSEHSRVAQAYAFALARRLGATLVGLHVVDIVSIEGSFFHDISGSLGLEPYLDFSSKMREVLTLRGRTVVEDFCATAEREKIAAEPLLDMGVVANQICERAKAADLVMIGHRGVHERFSTGLLGSTAESVARKSPRPLFVSPKRLREIERLTLAYDGSERASKAMRAAAEFATELGAPLTVITVARDPKMGERVIAEARHYLEPYRVGATFERLSGHAHEEIVRYLNQSETDLLFIGAYGHSRIIEMVLGSTTEYVLRNAPCPVFLSR